A genomic segment from Phragmites australis chromosome 6, lpPhrAust1.1, whole genome shotgun sequence encodes:
- the LOC133920615 gene encoding uncharacterized protein LOC133920615 isoform X3 yields MGGALCVRRQQSADSARSAAAPTESGAEHAQGKSEQEDCTRNDGELTSNRPEKLQSDVQLQVDQRPDVGMQSDNQAVEIGDECRGSVADAEEPEEGFRWLPSNRGLPPPLDPPSRPELFHMAPAGAAPSLEISKYTQRGPRLHFIPPRDPLDVPAAPTPDHLSTGPATAAVSPRLPLLSFILTV; encoded by the exons ATGGGTGGCGCACTCTGTGTCCGGCGGCAGCAGTCAGCTGATTCGGCGAGGTCGGCAGCCGCACCAACTGAGAGTGGTGCAGAACATGCACAAG GGAAAAGCGAACAGGAAGATTGTACTAGGAATGATGGAGAACTCACTTCAAATCGACCGGAGAAG TTGCAGAGCGATGTGCAGCTGCAAGTCGACCAGCGTCCAGACGTTGGGATGCAATCTGACAACCA GGCAGTTGAAATCGGGGACGAATGCCGAGGATCAGTGGCGGATGCAGAAGAGCCAG agGAGGGCTTTCGTTGGCTACCAAGTAACAGGGGGCTGCCGCCCCCTCTGGATCCGCCCTCTCGCCCAGAATTATTCCATATGGCTCCAG CAGGGGCAGCACCATCGCTAGAGATCAGTAAATACACACAACGAGGACCCCGTCTTCATTTCATCCCTCCACGTGACCCACTGGACGTCCCTGCAGCCCCAACGCCGGATCATCTGTCCACAG GACCAGCAACTGCTGCTGTATCTCCTCGCCTACCACTACTTAGTTTCATACTTACTGTTTGA
- the LOC133920615 gene encoding uncharacterized protein LOC133920615 isoform X1, translated as MGGALCVRRQQSADSARSAAAPTESGAEHAQGKSEQEDCTRNDGELTSNRPEKLQSDVQLQVDQRPDVGMQSDNQAVEIGDECRGSVADAEEPEEGFRWLPSNRGLPPPLDPPSRPELFHMAPAGAAPSLEISKYTQRGPRLHFIPPRDPLDVPAAPTPDHLSTGTDSNSAKVPGKEERTSNCCCISSPTTT; from the exons ATGGGTGGCGCACTCTGTGTCCGGCGGCAGCAGTCAGCTGATTCGGCGAGGTCGGCAGCCGCACCAACTGAGAGTGGTGCAGAACATGCACAAG GGAAAAGCGAACAGGAAGATTGTACTAGGAATGATGGAGAACTCACTTCAAATCGACCGGAGAAG TTGCAGAGCGATGTGCAGCTGCAAGTCGACCAGCGTCCAGACGTTGGGATGCAATCTGACAACCA GGCAGTTGAAATCGGGGACGAATGCCGAGGATCAGTGGCGGATGCAGAAGAGCCAG agGAGGGCTTTCGTTGGCTACCAAGTAACAGGGGGCTGCCGCCCCCTCTGGATCCGCCCTCTCGCCCAGAATTATTCCATATGGCTCCAG CAGGGGCAGCACCATCGCTAGAGATCAGTAAATACACACAACGAGGACCCCGTCTTCATTTCATCCCTCCACGTGACCCACTGGACGTCCCTGCAGCCCCAACGCCGGATCATCTGTCCACAGGTACCGACTCCAATTCTGCTAAGGTGCCTGGGAAGGAAGAAAG GACCAGCAACTGCTGCTGTATCTCCTCGCCTACCACTACTTAG
- the LOC133920615 gene encoding uncharacterized protein LOC133920615 isoform X2 → MGGALCVRRQQSADSARSAAAPTESGAEHAQGKSEQEDCTRNDGELTSNRPEKLQSDVQLQVDQRPDVGMQSDNQAVEIGDECRGSVADAEEPEEGFRWLPSNRGLPPPLDPPSRPELFHMAPGAAPSLEISKYTQRGPRLHFIPPRDPLDVPAAPTPDHLSTGTDSNSAKVPGKEERTSNCCCISSPTTT, encoded by the exons ATGGGTGGCGCACTCTGTGTCCGGCGGCAGCAGTCAGCTGATTCGGCGAGGTCGGCAGCCGCACCAACTGAGAGTGGTGCAGAACATGCACAAG GGAAAAGCGAACAGGAAGATTGTACTAGGAATGATGGAGAACTCACTTCAAATCGACCGGAGAAG TTGCAGAGCGATGTGCAGCTGCAAGTCGACCAGCGTCCAGACGTTGGGATGCAATCTGACAACCA GGCAGTTGAAATCGGGGACGAATGCCGAGGATCAGTGGCGGATGCAGAAGAGCCAG agGAGGGCTTTCGTTGGCTACCAAGTAACAGGGGGCTGCCGCCCCCTCTGGATCCGCCCTCTCGCCCAGAATTATTCCATATGGCTCCAG GGGCAGCACCATCGCTAGAGATCAGTAAATACACACAACGAGGACCCCGTCTTCATTTCATCCCTCCACGTGACCCACTGGACGTCCCTGCAGCCCCAACGCCGGATCATCTGTCCACAGGTACCGACTCCAATTCTGCTAAGGTGCCTGGGAAGGAAGAAAG GACCAGCAACTGCTGCTGTATCTCCTCGCCTACCACTACTTAG
- the LOC133920615 gene encoding uncharacterized protein LOC133920615 isoform X4 → MHKGKANRKIVLGMMENSLQIDRRSCRAMCSCKSTSVQTLGCNLTTIEIGDECRGSVADAEEPEEGFRWLPSNRGLPPPLDPPSRPELFHMAPAGAAPSLEISKYTQRGPRLHFIPPRDPLDVPAAPTPDHLSTGTDSNSAKVPGKEERTSNCCCISSPTTT, encoded by the exons ATGCACAAG GGAAAAGCGAACAGGAAGATTGTACTAGGAATGATGGAGAACTCACTTCAAATCGACCGGAGAAG TTGCAGAGCGATGTGCAGCTGCAAGTCGACCAGCGTCCAGACGTTGGGATGCAATCTGACAACCA TTGAAATCGGGGACGAATGCCGAGGATCAGTGGCGGATGCAGAAGAGCCAG agGAGGGCTTTCGTTGGCTACCAAGTAACAGGGGGCTGCCGCCCCCTCTGGATCCGCCCTCTCGCCCAGAATTATTCCATATGGCTCCAG CAGGGGCAGCACCATCGCTAGAGATCAGTAAATACACACAACGAGGACCCCGTCTTCATTTCATCCCTCCACGTGACCCACTGGACGTCCCTGCAGCCCCAACGCCGGATCATCTGTCCACAGGTACCGACTCCAATTCTGCTAAGGTGCCTGGGAAGGAAGAAAG GACCAGCAACTGCTGCTGTATCTCCTCGCCTACCACTACTTAG
- the LOC133920616 gene encoding NAC domain-containing protein 76-like codes for MHPSSSPLSVPPGFRFHPTDEELLYYYLRKKVAYEPIDLDVIREIDLNKLEPWDLKDRCRIGTGPQEDWYFFSHKDKKYPTGTRTNRATMAGFWKATGRDKAIFLGNAGRRIGLRKTLVFYTGRAPHGKKTDWIMHEYRLDDDNVEVPVTEDGWVVCRVFKKKGIQRGFDQPGMAVAGDDEIQSFHSLAGGASATPVDQKHGLHQLMHGGFPTFDPSMHLPQLTSAEALTGAPASMSGVPALAVNPIDMGCTPHYMMKLTTSGGTSSDMLLNGGDRLAAAAADWSILDKLLASHQNLDQLFHGKLGVAAVGAPHHYQQQQLMEMNGSSLQRLHLHYLGCEAADLLKFSK; via the exons ATGCATCCGAGCAGCTCACCGTTGTCCGTGCCACCGGGCTTCCGGTTCCACCCGACAGACGAGGAGCTCCTCTACTACTACCTGAGGAAGAAGGTCGCTTATGAGCCTATAGATCTTGATGTCATTAGGGAGATTGAcctcaacaagcttgagccatggGATCTCAAAG ATCGGTGCAGGATTGGCACAGGGCCTCAGGAGGACTGGTACTTCTTCAGCCACAAGGACAAGAAGTACCCGACGGGGACGCGCACGAACCGGGCGACGATGGCCGGGTTCTGGAAGGCTACGGGCCGGGACAAAGCCATCTTTCTCGGcaacgccgggaggaggatCGGGCTGAGGAAGACGCTCGTGTTCTACACTGGCAGGGCACCCCATGGCAAGAAGACAGACTGGATCATGCACGAGTACCGCCTCGACGACGATAACGTCGAGGTGCCGGTAACA GAGGATGGATGGGTGGTGTGTAGGGTTTTCAAGAAGAAGGGCATCCAGAGGGGCTTCGACCAGCCGGGCATGGCAGTGGCCGGCGACGACGAGATCCAGTCCTTCCATTCCCTGGCCGGTGGTGCAAGTGCAACGCCGGTGGACCAGAAGCACGGCCTCCACCAGCTCATGCACGGCGGCTTCCCCACCTTCGACCCATCCATGCACCTACCACAGCTCACGAGCGCCGAGGCGCTGACGGGAGCCCCGGCGTCCATGTCCGGCGTGCCAGCCCTCGCCGTGAACCCGATCGACATGGGCTGCACTCCCCACTATATGATGAAGCTGACAACGTCCGGCGGCACTTCCAGTGACATGCTGCTGAACGGCGGCGACCGCTTGGCTGCTGCCGCCGCGGACTGGTCGATCCTCGACAAGCTCCTAGCGTCGCACCAGAACCTGGACCAGCTCTTCCATGGCAAGCTCGGCGTAGCAGCCGTAGGAGCGCCTCACCATTATCAGCAGCAGCAACTGATGGAAATGAACGGGTCTTCCCTGCAGAGGCTGCATCTCCATTACCTTGGCTGCGAGGCTGCTGATCTCCTCAAGTTTTCTAAGTAG